In the genome of Rhodamnia argentea isolate NSW1041297 chromosome 3, ASM2092103v1, whole genome shotgun sequence, one region contains:
- the LOC115753573 gene encoding ORM1-like protein 2, with protein sequence MANLYVKAVPPADLNRNTEWFMYPGVWTSYIIILFFFWLLVLSLTSCSPGMAWTVVNLSHFLVTYHFFHWKKGTPFSEDQGMYNGLTWWEQMDNGKQLTRNRKFLTVVPVVLYLMASHTTDYQNPMLLLNTLAVIVLVVAKFPNMHKVRIFGINADK encoded by the exons ATGGCGAATTTGTATGTGAAGGCGGTGCCGCCGGCGGATCTGAACAGGAACACCGAGTGGTTCATGTACCCGGGAGTGTGGACCTCCTACATtatcatcctcttcttcttttggctcCTCGTCCTCTCCCTCACCTCCTGCTCACCCGGCATGGCCTGGACCGTCGTCAACCTCTCCCACTTCCTC GTCACCTACCACTTCTTCCATTGGAAGAAAGGAACACCTTTCTCAGAAGATCAAGGAATGTACAATGGCCTGACATGGTGGGAGCAAATGGACAATGGGAAACAGCTCACCCGGAACAGAAAGTTTCTTACTGTTGTACCAGTGGTGCT TTACTTGATGGCATCTCACACGACCGACTACCAGAATCCTATGCTCTTGTTGAACACACTTGCTGTGATAGTGCTAGTTGTTGCCAAATTTCCTAATATGCACAAGGTCCGAATCTTTGGAATCAATGCAGACAAATGA
- the LOC115753569 gene encoding dof zinc finger protein DOF2.5 isoform X2, whose amino-acid sequence MDTAQWPSQDTRVVRGMEETSPNACNSRAMLEKRARPQEQLNCPRCNSNNTKFCYYNNYSLTQPRYFCKTCRRYWTDGGSLRNVPVGGGSRKNKKVSTSSTSSASSRLPDLNPSAVISHFSAQNPKAGLLYEGQDLNLGFPVTQEYHATIAQYVQLPKVDHQTSSGGPDNNSSAPSSALELLRNSSSGMGSRGLSLPFLPANIQADSNALYSTAGFNLQELKPSLSFSVDSRYASPHGVVHQENGGKLLFPFGGMMKQLSSTGGGDQADHNGKGQSSSGAYWNGMLGGGSW is encoded by the exons ATGGATACTGCTCAATGGCCATCACAG GACACAAGGGTGGTCAGGGGAATGGAAGAGACATCTCCAAATGCATGCAATAGTAGGGCCATGTTGGAGAAGAGAGCAAGACCTCAGGAGCAGCTGAATTGCCCGAGGTGTAATTCGAACAACACCAAGTTCTGCTATTACAACAACTACAGCCTCACTCAACCCAGATACTTTTGCAAGACTTGCAGAAGGTACTGGACCGACGGCGGGTCTCTAAGGAATGTCCCAGTGGGAGGCGGTTCgaggaagaacaagaaagtATCTACCTCGTCGACGTCGTCAGCTTCTTCTAGGCTCCCTGATCTTAATCCATCAGCTGTGATCTCTCACTTCTCTGCTCAAAACCCTAAGGCGGGACTACTGTATGAAGGTCAAGATCTCAATTTGGGCTTTCCAGTTACCCAAGAATACCACGCAACAATTGCTCAGTATGTTCAACTTCCCAAAGTTGATCATCAGACTAGTAGCGGCGGTCCGGATAACAACTCTAGCGCCCCTTCTTCAGCTCTAGAGCTGCTCAGGAATAGTTCTAGTGGAATGGGTTCAAGGGGCTTGAGTCTTCCTTTCCTCCCTGCGAACATACAGGCCGATTCCAATGCTCTCTACTCAACGGCAGGGTTTAATTTGCAAGAACTCAAGCCCTCTCTTAGCTTCTCTGTGGATAGCAGGTATGCGAGTCCCCATGGAGTTGTTCATCAAGAGAATGGCGGGAAATTACTCTTCCCTTTTGGAGGAATGATGAAGCAACTTTCGAGCACGGGCGGCGGCGATCAAGCAGATCACAACGGAAAGGGTCAGAGCAGTTCGGGTGCATATTGGAATGGAATGTTAGGTGGAGGATCATGGTAA
- the LOC115753569 gene encoding dof zinc finger protein DOF2.5 isoform X1, with translation MSLAYMPEMVLVIQDTRVVRGMEETSPNACNSRAMLEKRARPQEQLNCPRCNSNNTKFCYYNNYSLTQPRYFCKTCRRYWTDGGSLRNVPVGGGSRKNKKVSTSSTSSASSRLPDLNPSAVISHFSAQNPKAGLLYEGQDLNLGFPVTQEYHATIAQYVQLPKVDHQTSSGGPDNNSSAPSSALELLRNSSSGMGSRGLSLPFLPANIQADSNALYSTAGFNLQELKPSLSFSVDSRYASPHGVVHQENGGKLLFPFGGMMKQLSSTGGGDQADHNGKGQSSSGAYWNGMLGGGSW, from the exons ATGTCTCTAGCCTACATGCCTGAGATGGTTCTTGTCATACAA GACACAAGGGTGGTCAGGGGAATGGAAGAGACATCTCCAAATGCATGCAATAGTAGGGCCATGTTGGAGAAGAGAGCAAGACCTCAGGAGCAGCTGAATTGCCCGAGGTGTAATTCGAACAACACCAAGTTCTGCTATTACAACAACTACAGCCTCACTCAACCCAGATACTTTTGCAAGACTTGCAGAAGGTACTGGACCGACGGCGGGTCTCTAAGGAATGTCCCAGTGGGAGGCGGTTCgaggaagaacaagaaagtATCTACCTCGTCGACGTCGTCAGCTTCTTCTAGGCTCCCTGATCTTAATCCATCAGCTGTGATCTCTCACTTCTCTGCTCAAAACCCTAAGGCGGGACTACTGTATGAAGGTCAAGATCTCAATTTGGGCTTTCCAGTTACCCAAGAATACCACGCAACAATTGCTCAGTATGTTCAACTTCCCAAAGTTGATCATCAGACTAGTAGCGGCGGTCCGGATAACAACTCTAGCGCCCCTTCTTCAGCTCTAGAGCTGCTCAGGAATAGTTCTAGTGGAATGGGTTCAAGGGGCTTGAGTCTTCCTTTCCTCCCTGCGAACATACAGGCCGATTCCAATGCTCTCTACTCAACGGCAGGGTTTAATTTGCAAGAACTCAAGCCCTCTCTTAGCTTCTCTGTGGATAGCAGGTATGCGAGTCCCCATGGAGTTGTTCATCAAGAGAATGGCGGGAAATTACTCTTCCCTTTTGGAGGAATGATGAAGCAACTTTCGAGCACGGGCGGCGGCGATCAAGCAGATCACAACGGAAAGGGTCAGAGCAGTTCGGGTGCATATTGGAATGGAATGTTAGGTGGAGGATCATGGTAA
- the LOC115753569 gene encoding dof zinc finger protein DOF2.5 isoform X3, whose amino-acid sequence MEETSPNACNSRAMLEKRARPQEQLNCPRCNSNNTKFCYYNNYSLTQPRYFCKTCRRYWTDGGSLRNVPVGGGSRKNKKVSTSSTSSASSRLPDLNPSAVISHFSAQNPKAGLLYEGQDLNLGFPVTQEYHATIAQYVQLPKVDHQTSSGGPDNNSSAPSSALELLRNSSSGMGSRGLSLPFLPANIQADSNALYSTAGFNLQELKPSLSFSVDSRYASPHGVVHQENGGKLLFPFGGMMKQLSSTGGGDQADHNGKGQSSSGAYWNGMLGGGSW is encoded by the coding sequence ATGGAAGAGACATCTCCAAATGCATGCAATAGTAGGGCCATGTTGGAGAAGAGAGCAAGACCTCAGGAGCAGCTGAATTGCCCGAGGTGTAATTCGAACAACACCAAGTTCTGCTATTACAACAACTACAGCCTCACTCAACCCAGATACTTTTGCAAGACTTGCAGAAGGTACTGGACCGACGGCGGGTCTCTAAGGAATGTCCCAGTGGGAGGCGGTTCgaggaagaacaagaaagtATCTACCTCGTCGACGTCGTCAGCTTCTTCTAGGCTCCCTGATCTTAATCCATCAGCTGTGATCTCTCACTTCTCTGCTCAAAACCCTAAGGCGGGACTACTGTATGAAGGTCAAGATCTCAATTTGGGCTTTCCAGTTACCCAAGAATACCACGCAACAATTGCTCAGTATGTTCAACTTCCCAAAGTTGATCATCAGACTAGTAGCGGCGGTCCGGATAACAACTCTAGCGCCCCTTCTTCAGCTCTAGAGCTGCTCAGGAATAGTTCTAGTGGAATGGGTTCAAGGGGCTTGAGTCTTCCTTTCCTCCCTGCGAACATACAGGCCGATTCCAATGCTCTCTACTCAACGGCAGGGTTTAATTTGCAAGAACTCAAGCCCTCTCTTAGCTTCTCTGTGGATAGCAGGTATGCGAGTCCCCATGGAGTTGTTCATCAAGAGAATGGCGGGAAATTACTCTTCCCTTTTGGAGGAATGATGAAGCAACTTTCGAGCACGGGCGGCGGCGATCAAGCAGATCACAACGGAAAGGGTCAGAGCAGTTCGGGTGCATATTGGAATGGAATGTTAGGTGGAGGATCATGGTAA